The Brenneria rubrifaciens genome has a window encoding:
- a CDS encoding ABC transporter permease has translation MSRLSPINQARWARFRSNRRGYWSLWIFLTLFVITLFSELIANDKPLLVKYNGQFYTPFITDYRETTFGGQFDTTTDFRDPYIEQRIESRGWAVWPLIRYSYDTINYATTVSFPSPPSWQNLLGTDSQGKDVVAQVLYGFRLSLLFGLALTILSSLIGITVGATQGYYGGQLDLWGQRFIEVWSGMPTLFLIILLSSVIQPDFWWLLGITVLFGWMSLVGVVRAEFLRTRNFDYIRAAQAMGVSDRIIMYRCMLPNAMVATLTYLPFILCGSITTLTSLDFLGFGLPMGSPSLGTLLLEGKNNLQAPWLGITVFMVLSIVLSLLIFIGEAVRDAFDPGKAH, from the coding sequence TGGGCGCGTTTTAGAAGCAACCGTCGCGGATACTGGTCGCTGTGGATTTTTCTAACGCTGTTCGTTATCACGCTGTTCTCGGAATTGATCGCCAATGATAAACCGCTACTGGTGAAGTACAACGGGCAGTTCTATACGCCTTTTATCACCGATTACCGGGAAACCACCTTTGGCGGCCAGTTTGATACCACCACCGACTTCCGCGATCCTTACATTGAGCAGCGGATTGAAAGCCGCGGCTGGGCGGTGTGGCCGCTTATCCGCTACAGCTACGACACCATCAACTACGCCACCACGGTATCGTTCCCTTCTCCACCTTCCTGGCAAAATCTGCTGGGGACGGACAGTCAGGGAAAAGATGTCGTGGCACAGGTGTTATACGGTTTCCGCCTCTCACTGCTGTTCGGTTTGGCGCTCACTATTCTTTCCAGTCTGATTGGGATTACGGTGGGTGCGACACAGGGATATTACGGCGGACAACTGGATTTGTGGGGGCAGCGTTTTATTGAAGTCTGGTCCGGCATGCCGACTCTGTTTCTGATCATTCTGCTTTCCAGCGTGATTCAGCCGGATTTCTGGTGGCTGCTGGGGATAACCGTGTTATTCGGCTGGATGAGTCTGGTCGGCGTGGTGCGCGCGGAGTTTCTCCGTACCCGCAATTTCGACTATATCCGCGCGGCGCAGGCGATGGGCGTCAGCGATCGGATCATCATGTACCGTTGCATGCTGCCGAACGCCATGGTCGCCACCCTGACCTATCTGCCCTTTATTCTGTGTGGTTCGATCACCACGCTAACGTCACTGGATTTTTTGGGATTCGGCCTGCCGATGGGGTCGCCGTCATTGGGTACGTTATTGCTGGAAGGGAAGAATAACCTTCAGGCGCCCTGGCTGGGCATTACCGTATTTATGGTGCTGTCCATTGTGCTGTCTTTACTTATCTTTATCGGCGAAGCGGTACGCGACGCCTTTGACCCCGGCAAGGCGCACTAA